Genomic segment of Candidatus Marinarcus aquaticus:
AGCAGTGAATGTGTTCCCACTACTAAGTCATAGACTCCTTGCTCTAAACCTTTTTTTATCTCATTTTTCTCTTTTGTGGAGCTTTTTCCATCAAGTTTTGCCATTTTAAGTCCCAAAGGGGCAAACCGTTTTTGCATACTGTGAAAGTGTTGCGTAGCAAGCAGCGTTGTTGGACAAATAAACAAAGATTGATACCCATTGACAAAACACGCCAAAATAGCATTCATCGCCACTTCAGTTTTACCAAATCCCACATCACCGCTTAACAATCTGTCCATCACACGACCCGAACTTAAATCATCAAATATCTCTTTGACTGAACGATTTTGGTCTTTGGTGTACTCAAAACCTGCACTTAAAGCAAACTGTTTAAGCGTTTCACTGTTGGTATCCATTTGAATTCCATTGACCAACTCTCTGGCAGCTGCCAGTTGTATGATATCATTGGCAATGGCAAACAGACGCTCTTTGACTTTGGATTTTAGTTTAGCAAAGCTTCCTTTCCCCAGTTTATCAAGCATTGCATAACTTGAACCATCTGCAACATATCGGTCAATGACATCAATGTTTTCAACAGGCAACAACAGTTTGTCTTCATTGGCATACATCACAATCACAAAATCACGTTTTGCACCCATAACAACCACAGGTTCAATGCCTTTAAATTGTCCTATTCCATACTCTTCATGCACCACATAATCACCCACTTGAAGCTCATCAAGTACGAGTTTGACACGTTTTTTACGCCGCTTTTTATGCTCTTTATTCAGCGATAAAATCACCTCATCATCACTGACAAGGTTAATGATATAATCTTCTAAAACATACTTAATGTTTTTATTGGCCAAATCGAAATCATGCGCTTTGATTTTGGCTTCAGAAGCAGAGATAATGGTGAGTTTTTTGCCTTCATGAAAGGTGATAAACTCTTGAATATTTGCAGGACTGACCACTTCATAATTTCTGCTTTTGGGTACTTTTGGAAGCGTCAAAAACTTCTCTTTATGAACTCTTTTGGCATCAAAAATATAGGCTTCTTCCAGTTCATCTAACGCTTCATACGTTATATAAGTATTCAATCGTTGCGGAAGATACTCTCCTAAGTCATCCAAATACCAAAATCCCAAAGAGTGAATGTCTTGAATAAAGGCATCCGTTTGCACCTTTTGAATTTCGTCATTGATTTTTTCAAAATGCTCTTCATTGAGTGCTAAAAAGGCAGGGTTTATTGTAAACGACTCAATCTCTTCTTTATTGGATTTTTGATCTTCAATATCAAACTGTCGAATACTCTCTACTTCATCATCAAATAAAGAGATTCTGTATCCAAAACTGTTTCCTAAAGGGCAAATATCAATGATATCTCCACGAACAGAAACCTCCCCTTCACTCGTAACAATATCCACAAAATAGTATCCCCAGTTAAAGAGTTTGGATTTAAACGTTTCTATATCTAACGTTTGTGCAAACTCTATGGTAAAGCTGTCAAAACACTGCTCTTTTGGAAGGGCAAAACTGATGGTTCGTAAAGGAGCAATAAGCACTTTGTTTTGTTTTTTATAATTGTAGTATTCTCCTAAAACTTTGGTGATGTGCTGTAACTCTTCACTAAAAGAGAGCAAATCATCCCCAAAATTGGCTCTAAAATCAGCTAAAACGAATGGTTGCAAACCACTGAATGCCACGATATCTCGTCCAACGATGGCTTGTTTGTCATCATTAACAACCAAAAGTTGACACTCATTTTTACTCTTAAAAAATTCAAAAAGGTGTTGCATTATTTTGCTTCTTCAAAATCATTGGTAGAGTGGTCAAACTTATAGGCTTGCCAAGGCAGTTCATCGAGTTGAAAAATCAATTTACACTCTTTAAAACCACTCTTTTTTAATCCCACTTTCACCACTTCTAAAATATAGGCTTTGGTTGAAAATGTCGTGGTATTTGAAGTTGCAGTATACACTAACTCTTCCCCTTCTACTAAAACAAAACCCTCTTTTTTAAGATGTTTATTAAACCGTTCTTTATCTTCCAAGCCTTCAACATCTACAACCAATATGAGTTCCACAATTTCTCCTTATTTAATTATTGCGGCAATAAGCCCAATAGCACCACCAAAAACGGCACCCCAAACCACAAGCCAACCCAAATGCTCTTTAATCATGGTTTGTACAATCTCTTTGACCATCTTAGGTGTGAGTTCTTCTAATCGTCTGTTGACTACTGCACCTATTTTTTCGTGGATATCATCAGTAACATGACTGTTTTCTAAGCTCTCATGCAATGCTTTTTGAAAGGAGTCATTTTTTGAAATACTCACCAATGAAGCTTGCAACTTTTTAATAAAAGGCTCTTTGAGTGGTTCCAGTGCTGCTTCACCACCAAACATGCCCAACATTCCACCAAAAGATGATTCAACCACAGCTGTTTTGAGTGAGTCAAACGCAGGTGTAAAATCTGTTTTTTCTAAAATGGGCGTTAAGTTAAAATGCGACTCCTTTGAAGTCACCTCTTGTTCAAAAAATGTTTGTAAATTTTCTTGCGTAAAAAACTGCGTCATCATCAAATGATGAATCCCCTCTTTAAACTGAGTAAATTGGTTTTCAACCACACCACTTCCATATAAAAAAGGCACCTTTTCAAACAACATATGCACTGCAATGGCATTGGTCAAAGCCCCACTTAACGCAAAAAGCCCTACCATTAATAAAATGTCGTTGTTTAAAAAAAAGCCTACAATGGCTATAACAAAAGCCATCAAATTTGAAATCAAAGATTTATTCATCGATGTTTTCCTTTTATTTATTTTAAAAACGGGATTTTAGCATAAAAATACTTACTGCCTAATAGCCTGTATGACGTAACTTGCTTGTAATCAATTTGTTCTACAATTTTGCAAATTCAAGGATAAAAACAGATGATAGATGTAGAAAAAGAGATAATGAAGAAGTTTCCAAACTTGGAAAAAGACAGTTCCATACTGAAAAAATCACTGCTTAAAATAGCCAAACGTATCGTACACGAAGATACCATCAATCAATTTATACAAGATAATGCTCATCTCAAAGGGTTTGAGTTTATTGATGCGGTGTTGGAGTATTTTGATTTTGATTATACCGTTTCAAGTAATGACATGGAAAATATTCCAAGCACAGGCAAAGTGGTCATTATTGCCAATCACCCTTTAGGTGGTTTGGATGCACTTTGTCTGCTTAAACTCATTGGACAAATAAGACGTGATGTAAAAATCATTGCCAACGATTTTTTAGCAGGCTTTGATGCGCTGAAATCACTTTTTATTCCCATTGATAATTTTAAAGTCAAACAGTCTAAAAAAGACATTAAAACCATTTATGAGGCACTTGAAAATGAACATGCCATCATTATTTTTCCTGCAGGAGAAGTGAGTCGAGTGAGTGCGAAAGGGATAAAAGATCCCGTATGGTCAAAAGGATTTTTAAATTTTGCGATCAACGCCAATGCACCTATTTTACCTATTTTTGTAGATGGCAAAAACTCACGTACGTTCTATACGATTTCTGTGTTAAACAAAACTTTTTCTACCCTTCTTTTAAGCAATGAGATGTTCAATAAAAAGTCTAAAAACATCAATATCAAAGTAGGAGAACTCATTCCAAACGAGTTCATTGCACCCAAGGGTATCGATAAAAAGTACCTGATTAATCTCTATAAAAAACATCTTTACAGCTTGAAAAAAGGGAAAAAATCTTACTTTATTACACAAAAGGCCATCTCTCATCCCCAAGACCCAAGAGCGATTAAAGAGGAGCTTAAAACGGCACAACTCATTGGACAAACCAGCGACGGTAAAAAAATCTATTTGTATGATTACAGCGATGATTCCATTGTATTAAAGGAGCTTGGACGACTTCGAGAAATAAGCTTTCGCAAAGTGGGTGAAGGAGTGAATAAAAAACGCGACACCGACAAATATGACATTTACTATCGACATATTATTTTATGGGACGAAGAGGCATTAGAAATTGTGGGAGCTTACCGTATTGGAGAGAGCAATTTTATCAAAGAACATTTGGGTATGGAGGGTTTTTATTCACACTCTTTGTTTAAATTCTCCAATG
This window contains:
- the mfd gene encoding transcription-repair coupling factor; the protein is MQHLFEFFKSKNECQLLVVNDDKQAIVGRDIVAFSGLQPFVLADFRANFGDDLLSFSEELQHITKVLGEYYNYKKQNKVLIAPLRTISFALPKEQCFDSFTIEFAQTLDIETFKSKLFNWGYYFVDIVTSEGEVSVRGDIIDICPLGNSFGYRISLFDDEVESIRQFDIEDQKSNKEEIESFTINPAFLALNEEHFEKINDEIQKVQTDAFIQDIHSLGFWYLDDLGEYLPQRLNTYITYEALDELEEAYIFDAKRVHKEKFLTLPKVPKSRNYEVVSPANIQEFITFHEGKKLTIISASEAKIKAHDFDLANKNIKYVLEDYIINLVSDDEVILSLNKEHKKRRKKRVKLVLDELQVGDYVVHEEYGIGQFKGIEPVVVMGAKRDFVIVMYANEDKLLLPVENIDVIDRYVADGSSYAMLDKLGKGSFAKLKSKVKERLFAIANDIIQLAAARELVNGIQMDTNSETLKQFALSAGFEYTKDQNRSVKEIFDDLSSGRVMDRLLSGDVGFGKTEVAMNAILACFVNGYQSLFICPTTLLATQHFHSMQKRFAPLGLKMAKLDGKSSTKEKNEIKKGLEQGVYDLVVGTHSLLGVKTNNLALVIIDEEHKFGVKQKEKLKALREDVHIFSMSATPIPRTLNLALSKLKGMSSLLTPPSERLGVRTYVKEYSEQLIKEIILREKRRGGQLFYVHNNIASIEAKKADLESILPNIKIEIIHSQIKPADAEKIIDAFSEGQFDILLATSIVESGLHLPQANTIVIDGADRFGIADLHQLRGRVGRGNKEGFCYFVVEDKKRITQDAIKRLVALESNSYLGSGTALAHQDLEIRGGGNIIGEAQSGHIKQIGYGLYLKMLEDALASLSGENKTTHKTVDIKLAISAYISSDYITQDRVRLELYRRLSKAVNKEEVYTIEEEMEDRFGKPDIPTKQFIELILIKIYALQKEIKTISSYEMNITFTKEDDTKQTIKSPSKDDDDIIATTLQFLRK
- a CDS encoding DUF445 domain-containing protein, which produces MNKSLISNLMAFVIAIVGFFLNNDILLMVGLFALSGALTNAIAVHMLFEKVPFLYGSGVVENQFTQFKEGIHHLMMTQFFTQENLQTFFEQEVTSKESHFNLTPILEKTDFTPAFDSLKTAVVESSFGGMLGMFGGEAALEPLKEPFIKKLQASLVSISKNDSFQKALHESLENSHVTDDIHEKIGAVVNRRLEELTPKMVKEIVQTMIKEHLGWLVVWGAVFGGAIGLIAAIIK
- a CDS encoding GNAT family N-acyltransferase, producing MIDVEKEIMKKFPNLEKDSSILKKSLLKIAKRIVHEDTINQFIQDNAHLKGFEFIDAVLEYFDFDYTVSSNDMENIPSTGKVVIIANHPLGGLDALCLLKLIGQIRRDVKIIANDFLAGFDALKSLFIPIDNFKVKQSKKDIKTIYEALENEHAIIIFPAGEVSRVSAKGIKDPVWSKGFLNFAINANAPILPIFVDGKNSRTFYTISVLNKTFSTLLLSNEMFNKKSKNINIKVGELIPNEFIAPKGIDKKYLINLYKKHLYSLKKGKKSYFITQKAISHPQDPRAIKEELKTAQLIGQTSDGKKIYLYDYSDDSIVLKELGRLREISFRKVGEGVNKKRDTDKYDIYYRHIILWDEEALEIVGAYRIGESNFIKEHLGMEGFYSHSLFKFSNELYKKLDNSIELGRSFVQPKYWGTRALDYLWYGIGAYLKQNPHIKYMFGPVSLSSTYPKTAKDLIIFYYDYYFKSKQKFAEPKQPYQYHNSIVDIQELYSLDSAKKDFKNLKFALSNMQVTVPTLYKQYADLCEADGVQFLGFNVDKSFSDCIDGFILVDVTKIKTSQKERYIENKKKRKNQEG